The Elephas maximus indicus isolate mEleMax1 chromosome 17, mEleMax1 primary haplotype, whole genome shotgun sequence DNA segment ataccaaaaacaaaaaattataactCTGCTAACTTTGTAATACTGgcagtgtgatggattgcttttgtatggcctttcttgccatggtcgtGTAACTCCTACTAAATGACTGGGGTgggggactatgcaaatgaagttcttgtggcccaccaaagggattggatagcttgctaacaatgcaaataaggtgcatggcacccttgtgggggtaggACCATGTGAAttaggtgtatggaaccctaacgaggggattggtcagttttgccatcctgctaggcttaaaatgaaccatcccagaggtggacgaggggacctcactacaagcaaaaaagaagagccaggagcagagcttgtcctttggaccctgcactgagaacctcctagacctagaagacagagagctgtaacactggagacggtGCAAAATGATGAGAAGTGGTGGCAAGTATGGCAGAGTACCaacagcaacagaaccaggagactggcaagagatggtaaggtgggcttcctggcccacagagagagaaagctgagtgcctttgagcaggaggcttgctggcggagcagggtgcctctgagcacttttCAGTGGAGGTAAAgatctttgtaacacttgtctgagcagAGCAAAGGCTGGGCTGACCGTAGAGGCCCGAGGAgccaagaggctgagggccagggagaggtctgCCTGGGGGCATTGCTAAAAAACTATCCTGACCGAAGAATTGTATCCTAAGTCATTCCTAATCCTGAATTGTaagctgttacttttttttttttttaacttccctaataaaccccacaactgcgagtatggtttgtgagttctgtgtggccattgtaatgaattattgaacctagcAGAGAGGTAGAGAGTTCCATGGaaaagctggtgtcagaattggcagAAAGATTGGAGAGAaggggcatgtctgacctctgcctcagaggAATCAACCTGgggctgttgaccttgattcttctctaccttgtgaagttagagcaGGAGGTCAGATGAGGATGCTGCTGCTATGGCATTTTTAACAATGCCATTATCTAAAAATCGTCTTTATTGTTACAGTGAATAAAAACGTCAATTTCGAAAATGTCcacacattttcttttattaaggTGAAATTCACacaacataaaattaactatttaAAGGGTAAAATTCAGCAGCATTTAGTACGCTCACAACGTTCTGCAACCACTGCCTTTATCTATctccaaaacatttttatcactccAAAAGGGAACACCATACCCATTAAGGAGTCATTCTCCATTCATCCTTtccccaactcctggcaaccgcCGTCTCTGTGGTTTTACTTattttgactcaaagtgaccctagaggatagagtagaactgccccacagggttccaaaggctataatctttaaggaagcaggctgccacatctttctcctgtccagccgttgttgggtttgaactgccaacctctcggttagcagctaagtgcttaactattgtgccatctggacatttcatataaatagagtcACGCAATGCGTGAACTTTTTCCCTTAGCATTATGTttctgaggttcatccatgttgtaaacaTGCAtctgtacttcattcttttttatggctgaacaaTTTTCCACTGTATGAATGCTCCTCGTATAATTTTAGCTACCCGTTATTTTTGAATTATGATTACGATTTATCGAGATATAAATTCTTAAATGTAAATACAACTGTTGAAATTGTAATTTGTAATAAAAGTAGTAGGCAAAGCAGTTAGAATATATGCACATTGTGCTCAATGATTCTATGCGTATAATCTGTTACACGATATGAAAACTCTTCAGAGAGAGTTTCTTTGTGCCCTGGCAGGTGGTGGTTGTGTACATCAAAGGGACAGGTGAAACCTAGTATACTACACTCTGCTTAAACAGTGTCTATTCAGCAAATTTGTGTGCACAAGGCAACCTTGTCGCAGATGTTGATCTCGTCCTTGAACTATATCGCCTATATATTTTCCTAAGAGCCGTACTGTCACTAATGACAGAACTTGCGGCCCATCACGTAGTTACTCTTGCCTGGTGAGCTGGTTTTGTGAAACTTTGTTATCTGATCAGATCTTTAATATGTGCTAAGTGATCTCTCAGTCAAGATTCCATTAAGGATATCTAAAGCATTTGATCAAAGTGGAACTGGCCTTCTGGCCGAAAAAATCACACCACCCTTCTGTTTTAAGCAAGTGAGAAAGATACCCTATCTGTGTGCGGGTTGGGGGAGGgtaatgaaagagagagagaaaaaaaagatacatttgaaaaagaattgataaatAGATAAACACATCATTTCGATCAGCTAAAGTAAAAGCGTTCTTTTTAAAGCAGATGGTTCACAACTAATCAAAactcaagaaataaaaacttgGAAGCAAATCAGGTCAGTTCCGAAAAACAGGCGCGTTCAGTAACATCCGAAAAACACGTGGCGGGGTGGGGAATCCGGGCTCAACTCTAGGCAGGACTCTAAGTCCCATCATCCCGTTCGGCAGCTAAGCTGGGCTGCTCAGGGCGAGCCGGCGCATTGGATGCTGGGACCTGTGGTTTTTGCTTCTGCGCCTCCCTGCGGGTTTGCGACGTTTAGCGACTATCGCGCCTGCGCCAGCGCCGGCTGATAGGCTGGGGCCGGGTGGCTCGTGCCGGCTGATGTTCGGCGGCTTCCTGGGCTCCGGGCTGTGGCGGAGTGTGGGTGGGAGTCGCAGGCAGTCCTGGGTGCGGGGTGTCGGCGACGGTGGCGCAGCCATGGCGGCAGGGGAGAGCATGGCTCAGCGGATGGTCTGGGTGGATCTGGAGGTGAGTGAGGTCGGCCGGGGTAGTGGAGAGGTGAGTGAGGCTTGGCGCGTGGGACCGAGTAGCCCAGCCTGTCGGGGAGCGCGGCGGGGGTCTGGGCTCAGGTGCGACAGGTAAGCGCGGCCGGCTGGGGGGTCGCGGGGCAAGTACGGGGGCAGGGGACATGCGGGTGTCGGGGGCCATGGTCGACTCTGGGGTTTCTTTTCAAAAGGGAGGAGTCATCCATATGGTAGTCAAATGTGGGTCTCCGTAATGCGCTGGTCCTCCTGGACTTAATGTCggaggtgggggtgggaacaGTGCCTCTACCGACCCCTCTCCCCGAGCCATAAAGGACTGTAGGTTGTTAGAGCTAAACCGGACTCTAAAGATGACTCAGCCTTATCCCGGAGTTCATAaataggaaactgagacccagagaaaggGTGCGAGTCATTCAAGGTCATGATATTAGTGAGTGTCTGAGTTAGGTCTAGAACCCAGTTCTGGTTCCACTTCCATTGTGTTTAACATTATTCATGACAagggctcccccccccccccattttcttgtttatcaaatgaaaataataacagcTCTTTTTGCATCAGACTGTAGTGCAGGGCAAGTGGTGTAACTAATATGAAAACTTTTAAACTTTGCCAGGGTGTAGTGATAGTAGTTATCTAGCTTCCAAAATTGAGTGTGGCCAGCACAGGGACCCTCTTTTACTTTGGAACTGGGTGCTTAACATACATAGTAAGCCCttggtaaatgtttgttgaataaataaagacCTTCATTACCTGTCTGCTGGACTTGCCCAAGTGACAATTGTTGTCTCTTCTATCCCGGTTAGGGATATTAACTGAATATGCTTGAGGGAATTCCTATTAAATAAACTTGGGTGAAATAAGCCAGCAAGATGGTTTtatgtttaatatttatttttattgcagaTGACAGGATTGGACATTGAGAAGGACCAGATTATTGAGATGGCCTGTCTGATAACTGACTCTGATCTCAACATTTTGGCTGAAGTAGGTGATGCCATATAATGCAGTCATAACTGTTTATAGTTGAAATTCTAaagaccaccccccacccccaagtctccatttaaaaaaataagaaaattgaggTCCATTTAGATTAGGGTCCAAAGTAAGGTGCTAGGTCATGGTAGGTTTGGTACTAGAACCAAAGTAATCCATATAACAGGCCAATTAGCTTTAAAATAAACCATACCAAAAGCTTACAGACATATTAATACTGTCATTCACTGAGTGCTTACCAGGCTCAGTTTTAAGCATTTTGCGTGCTTTCATTCTTAGTCCTCGCATCAGATATAAAGCTGGTAGTGTTATAATGCGTGTTTTAGAGATGATTCGTTTTGGCACAGACATTGGGTAATTTGTGCAAGGCCACTTGGCTAGTCATTGGGGGAGTCAGTAGTTGAATCCAGGCAGTCCAAGTAAAGTGCTCCTAACTGCTAAGCCGTATTGTCCCATCAGGTTTGGCGACTCTTGTCAAAGTTTGCATCTTACTATCATAACCTTATTCCGGCCTTTTCAACTAGAATTGTGATCCTTTTAGATCTATATAAAGATTTCTGTTCATGCACTTTTATAAAATGTGTTCTTGTGGACATCTTGGGCATGATTAAGGTTTTTACATGCTTTTAAGTGAAAtattaagcaaaacaaaacacacctgTTGCGTTTCAGCCGCTTCTGAGCCCTTAATAAGTACTGACACCATGTGATTGGTAAGGGGTGAAATCCCTGACCTTGAATAACTGTTTCATATTGTCAGCAGTATTTAGAGTCATCAAGAAGTTGCAGAATAGGAGCAAAGTGGGGATGCATATGGAGAAGAgagtgttctttaaaaaaaaaaaaaaaaagtttccagagGGTAGGATTGATTTGTTACTGACACTGCATAAAGCTAATAAATGTACAGTTAGGACTTCCGTTATTTTCTTGGgtaggtggggggggggaggcatTTATAGGTGAATTACCAGCTATTCTTGGAGCACCACATCAGCTGAAGACAAATCATGAGACTTTGTATTTCTCATTAATAacagctagcttttttttttttttttcaactttatatAAATAAAGCTTTGAGTtttaggtttggttgtttttactgtcaCTTGGAATTTGCTGGAGACGAATAGTGAAGagaagtgtttttattttaccAGCTCTACTTACCCTTGGCCGAAGAAGAGTTTTTCCCTTAGACTGTTGATATAATGTGAAATACTGACAGTTTAATGGACCAGTTAGTTGATATGTACCTTGGAGGAAATTTGGGTATGTATTCACACAGCTGCAGATGAGTGCAACATTTGTAAATAGACAAAGGTGAGGATAagggatgttaaaaaaaaaaaaaaaaattagaggttaTTGGCACTTAGGTGTCAGTTCTGTGGAAAGCATGTTTTATCTTTGTATAAGTCTCAGGAAAATGTTTTATACTAGTAAAAGAACAAACATCCCTAGTTTAGTTTGCCAACTAGGATCTAGAATAAGCTATATAAGCTTAAGTTTTATAGTAGTTTGCTTTTTTTGTCACTGtcgattagattttttttttttaaagatgttatcagAGCAGATCTTTGGCTTACCCACTGAGATTGTCTTGACCATCACCAGTTTTCTTCTTTGACTAAAACTGCTTTCTTTTATAGGGTGTCAGGCATATTTTAGTTGAATTCTTATCATTCCTTTCAATGATTGCAAGCCATTTTTACCACTTTAGTAGTAATGATAACCTTGGGTTTATAGAGTACTTTTGTGCCAGAGAGTTCAAAGAACTTTCATAtctataattattttcttttattctgttaaCATGCCTGAGTAAAGGAGGGGGCAGTTTGTTATTATCATccccatcataaaaaaaaaaattttttttacagaagaagaaactaagCTCAAGGTGACTTGCTCTAATGCCACAGGTTAGGGCCCTGTTACTGCTGAGACTCTATCCTAGTTACTCTCAGTTGAATGTTTTGACTTAAATGGAACTGAGAATTTGAAGTCCACTTTTTTTGTCCCCGGATATTATTAAAtacctctttaaatttttttggtatatttattgtaaaaatgttaaaattaagaAGTATAACTTtatcaaaaatatatgtatagtgAGTTATTAGTTTTTCTTCCAGCCCCCTCCTATTCACCAAAGTTTATGTGTTTTCTTGGTATTTTGTTTGTATAcatgtattctttttcttctaaataaatgtaaattataaCATTTACACTGGtcgacagttttctttttttacactTGACAATGCAAAGGAGACACTTTTCAGAGTGTATTCCTAATtttgaggtggaattgactccatgagaACTAACAAACTGTTTTCTGTAATTCAGATAGTATTTATTTCAGGTTTTGAGCACCACACACCTTTCTGTTAcatattcttctttctttcttttacaacCCTTTAAAAGTGTAAAAACCATCCTTAACTTGCTGGCTATAGAAAACAGCTGCAGGCTAGGGCCGGAGTTTGTTGTCCCTTGGCATGATATAGATCTATGTCCTCTCTGAATAGGTATTTAGGTTTTCAGGTGTGTGTTTGTTGTAGTTGGTATGTGCTCATAAATAGTGCTGAAAGGAATGAGGACCCCTTAGAGTTAACAAAGCTCCCTGACCTCTTAATTTCTGTGGCCAGTGTATttaatcctgaaagcagcttaaACTTTATGTCAGATAGTAAGGTTATTCCTGTTGGTTCCCAACGACTAATGACCTTTCCCATCCACAGGGTCCTAACCTGATTATAAAGCAGCCAGATGAATTGCTGGACAGCATGTCAGATTGGTGTAAGGAGCATCATGGGAAGGTAACATTACCAAATAACAGGATTGCTGCTTTGGGGATCATAAACAAGCTTGTTGCTCCCACATCTGAATCCTATACCATCGTTGGATGGTATTTAAAAAAGGGTTAGAGGAAGATTGCTTGGCAAGCCTGGGAAACTGCTTGCTGCTTTACTTTTCATCTTTGGGACCTCTCGAGACCATCTtctcctgaatgtcctctttttttctctcctacaTTCAGTCTGTCGCGAACGCATTGTGGATTCTCAAGTATTGctcaagtcagtcttttggataAGGTTAGACATCAACCTTTCAGAGAAGGGGGAATGCTGCTCTCCTGTTAATAGTTGTTTCTTCCCAGAGGTTATATCCTTGGACTTTGAGCACCATCTTTTTTGACTGTGTGGAAATGCTATTAACAATCAGGAACAGCTGATTTGGCTtggattctttaagaaaaaattgGTGTAAAGATggcagtttcagtttgaacttgagcTCTAAAAATGGCCCATCGGTGGTTATATTTGCCCATTTTAGAAGTGAAGTTTCATTTCTGGATGCCTTTGAAAACTGACTTCATGTGTTTCTGGTGGGGGGCTGGGGATTCTCTCTTGCAGTCTGGTCTTACCAAGGCAGTGAAGGAGAGTACAATTACATTGCAGCAGGCAGAGTATGAATTTCTGTCCTTTGTACGACAGCAGACTCCTCCGGGGCTCTGTCCACTTGCAGGTAAAATCCAGTCCTATGTATACCTTGTAGACAGTCTTCTATCGTAGTGGTTCAAGAGACTACGGTTCCAGAAAGACCAGCCAAGGTCACCTATGTCTTCTCCTTACCCAATTTGGGTAATACATCTTCCTTTTTTGTTCAAGTTTTTGTGTTTAGCTTATAATGTGAATACTGGAAAAATGCTCTGACACCTAACGAGATCTCGGAAACACAGACAACACTCAATGAAAATTTCCCTCATATTTTTACTATAGAAAAATGTCACATGTACAGAAAAGTTGGGTTTGGTAATTGTTAACCTTGTTCTGTGTTTGTTTTACTTAACCTGTTTTTTTGTTGAACATTTGAAAGTAAATTGCAGACATCTTGATACTTGATTCCTACCTATGTCATCAAGTATCTCCTGAGAATAAGGACATTCCCTTAACAGAAGTACAGCATCATTACCacatttaagattttaaaaataattcatggATATCAAGTTCCCCAAGATCCCTTTTGTTTTTGAACCAGGATTTAGTCAAGGTTCATGTATTTCATTTGGTTATTATGTCTACTTAGTCTATTAACCTAAAACTGTCTACCTATCTTTCTTTGCCTGTGGTGGCATTCACTTTTTAAAGAGACCAGGCCAGTTCTAATAGGATTTTGAAAGGACTGCGGGAAATTAATGTTCCTTGGAGTTGTACTTGCATTTGTATATGTAAATTGATGTGGTAATACGCCCCTTAAACATTTGTAAAAAATGTTTTGGCATTAAGTGCTAGAGCATATATTGTATTGATTCCCCCCCAGATAATGTGGCTGCTGTCTATTTTAAAGTTCTAATTTAAAATTTAGTGTTTTTAATATGAATAACTGTACAGAAATGTGAATATGGATATGATTTGTTAAAAAATTGGTATATAATAAAGGTCTGTCTACTTCTGTGATTCAGTTAAATTTTTAGTATCAGCAGTGTGTATTTCCTGACACTGGGAGATAATTTGTGCATCTGTTATGATAAAAAGTAACAAATCAGTGTGTTCATTATTTAAGCACGTGGAAGATACAGACTTAGCATTTTGTCCACAGAGAGGCCCTTTACAAATTTATTGTGAACTAGACTGACTAAATACTCAGAAATCTGCATTGGGGACCTAATCAGATGTTCTCaaactgatttaaaaattttCGAGATGCTTTTAGgaattgtttaaataaaaaaaaaaatcatctccatTTCAAATATGAATTCTTATATCCTGTTGTATACTACTAGAAATACACAGATGCGGTATGCTTCGTGTCTTTCTAGGAAATTCAGTTCATGCAGATAAGAAGTTTCTTGACAAATACATGCCTCAGTTCATGAAACATCTTCATTATAGAATAATTGATGTGAGCACTGTTAAAGAACTGTGCAGGTAAGGGCTATACACAGGATCCATTAAATTGCCTCATTTAGCATGTTTTAATTGAGAATTTGTGGAAAATAATTGAGTAGAGCTGAGAGTGTGAAGTGGGGACATATATCTTCCTTCTCCTGCTATACTTGGACAGGACTTTAATTTATCCTGGACTGGTGAGAATTGGGTGAAACAATGCCAAAAATCTTCCATGTAAATTTCATTAATCCAGAAAATTATACTGAGCTCCCATTCTGTACCAGGCATGGGCTTGTGTGCTGGGCACCCATAGATAAAAAGCCCGTAAGTAGCTTATAGCCAAGTGGGTTGGCAAATGTGTAAAGAACATACCATACCCCCAAAATAAACTGAATGATGTCTATAATGGCCGTGTGCCTACAGTAATACTGAGGGCACAAGGGGAAGTACACCCAGCTGTGCTGGCAAGTTGGGGAAAGCTTTATATAGGAATTAGCTTTTAAGTTGAGATTAAAACATGAGTGGAAGTTTTTCAGGCTTTTAAGGGAGGGGAGAACATTCCAGTTAAAGGGAATGGGGAGGGCTGTGAAGGTGTGAGGCAGCAGGAAGATAAGAACGAAACAAGTTCAAGGACATATAAGCAGTTCATTAATGCTGGAGTGCGAAGCATGAGGTTGGAAAAGGTGGGAGGTGAGATCAAATTTTGAAGGGCCTTATGCTCTTAAGTTTTATATGAGATAAGATTCCtttgaaaaattttaagtgaGGAATGAGTGTTACGATTGGATCattctgatctcagggtagagAATATATTAGAAGATAGGAAGAAAAGAGATAGGAAGGTAAGAAGGGAGACTATTTCATCTTGGAGTGATAGGAATGAGTTAGGGGAATGGCGGTTGGGCGGCAGAGAAGGGTATGGAGGTGAAATATCAAAGAGGGCGAATTGGCAGGACATCCAGTGCTTGatggcggggtgggggtgggggagtgaggaagaggaagaaatgtAAAGTGTAGCGGAGTTTCTAGTTTGGGCCGCTTGGGTGAATGATGTTACTGTTCAGTGATAAAGGGGAACATAAGGAAAGAGAATATATTTGGTGGATGGGGGAGAGGGGCGTTTAAGATGGTGAGTGTGGTTTTGAATTAGGAGTATCTGATGGATTTTTAGGTGGAGTTGTCCAGCAGGCAGTTGAGTATCCATGAGAGAAACTTGGGAGGGGGTTGGGCTGGAGTTACAGATTTGATTCTATACATTGATGGTGGTTAGATGAGCTTGCTCAAAGGGAATGTGTAGAATGAGGAGAAAGGGTGGAAGACAGCCCTAGGTGAAGAGGCACCTTGATGGTCACACCCAAATACGTTTTTCAGTATTGATAAATTACTTGAAGGAGATAATTTTTCAGTGTATTTGAGATGGTTTCCTTTGAGAGTTCCATTTCTGCTGTATATAGACGCTGGTATCCAGAAGAATATGAATTTGCACCAAAGAAGGCTGCTTCACACAGGTACGTTTGGGTCCTGTCAAGCACTTGGCAATCTGATGCATACATAATCCCCAGATTTCTGAATGGTTGTCCACCCCTTTCCCTTGGTGAAAAAATAAAGGCCGAATAGCATAAAGAAAGCTTTCTTTTGCTGAAATTATCAGGAATGCTGATGAGGATTCCACTGTTCCATTCTGAAATATGTATGGATCCTGTAGTCTTTATTACAGTTTTAAAAGTTTTAGGTAGCTTGCTTTCTTGCACTGCAGCATTAGTTACAAATACTCGGGGGTTTAAAGATCTTTTATAGCATGTGTCCTGTGCTAAtgctttcacttttctttttgattttgtaGTCCTTCAGGGGGAACATGAATGAAGGGAGGGTCCTTCTAAAGGAAGCATTTGGTTCAtcctttactgagtgcctactgtgtaccaggcatggTTGTAGGCGAGCAGAAAAAGACCAAGTCCCTACTGTAACTCTAAAGAGTCTTGCATtctaatggactttttttttttttttttattgatcttATATGGACTATAACACAATAATGCAAGTGTAAAATACCTTATCTGAAGCAGTTGGGCTTGATGTGTTTTAGAATTCagaattgtttcagattttagaaAGGTAATAGTACACCTACATTATTTTGGTAGACATTTTGTAACACCCTGGTAAGGTCTGAGGGAGTACCCTATAATACAATACACTGATATCTGCAGTGAAATATATGggtaaaaaaaagccaaaaccaaacccagtgccgtcgagtcgattccgactcatagcgaccctatatgggtAGTCACACCAAATGGAATAACTGATGACTACGAATAGCCTCACATCACAACCAGTCAGGTTTTGCTATATAATGGGTTATGAAAGTACTTTGGGTTCTCAGATCTCTCTTGAATTTCATACTGTGTGAAGAGGCTATGTACATTTATTTAGCCGGAAGCTGTAATTTCAACAGCTTCATCGCTCTACCATGTATCCAGGACCTAGGAAGGAAACTTATTGCCTTAGCTACAGAAATAACTGTCATAAAACTCTTGCACTGAAGTTTGTGCAATTCTTCAGAAGAGGCCCTTGGCCCGTCATTCAGAGCTTATTGGTTTACTTGCACACTGTTCATAATCTTGGTTACCTGATTTCTCAGACTACAACAGATGAGAAACAGCATGTTGGAGGGGAAGAAAGGCTGTTAGATGGAGGCAGGCTGCCACTGATTATAGCAGAAATCACCACGAGAGAGGAGGTAGATCCTCATTCATGGTTGGGATGTTTATTAAGACTGAGACATGAATTGTGTTCAAGTATGTCAGTTATTTTGTTCA contains these protein-coding regions:
- the REXO2 gene encoding oligoribonuclease, mitochondrial encodes the protein MFGGFLGSGLWRSVGGSRRQSWVRGVGDGGAAMAAGESMAQRMVWVDLEMTGLDIEKDQIIEMACLITDSDLNILAEGPNLIIKQPDELLDSMSDWCKEHHGKSGLTKAVKESTITLQQAEYEFLSFVRQQTPPGLCPLAGNSVHADKKFLDKYMPQFMKHLHYRIIDVSTVKELCRRWYPEEYEFAPKKAASHRALDDISESIRELQFYRNNIFKKKTDEKKRKIIENGENEKTVS